The following proteins are co-located in the Hemitrygon akajei chromosome 25, sHemAka1.3, whole genome shotgun sequence genome:
- the LOC140716466 gene encoding uncharacterized protein, protein MMEGKPSDIPVDTPASEAVRSSRADQEGLLSCALCGKVFAYQSLLRRHWQAHTENRPFRCEVCGKTYKSDQDLSQHRRIHTRERSARCPECGKAFVRFSHLEAHLRTHTGERPFSCPDCGKAFQQSSNLQRHQRTHTCERPFSCPDCGKAFHQSSNLQRHRRRHSCQQPFSCPACRKTFGSYSHLQGHRCAHSCERPFSCPDCGKAFVQSAHLVEHRRVHTGEKPFLCPVCGKSFARSSQLHVHRRTHTGERPYACPDCGKSFSTTSILLKHRQVHTEERPFPCPDCGKAFKSPSVLRRHLQGHSDNRPFRCEECGKAYKSGQDLLQHQRMHNREKSVTCPECGKVFVRFSHLEAHLRIHTGERPFSCPDCGKAFQQSSNLQRHQRTHTCERPFSCPDCGKAFHQSSNLQRHRRNHSCLRPFSCPDCGKAFVQSAQLAEHQRVHTGEKPYACPVCRKSFARSSELHVHRRTHTGERPYACPDCGKSFSTTSILLKHRQVHTEERPFPCPDCGKAFKSPVHLKQHHVIHAGERPFSCTVCGKSFTWSWQLQNHRRTHTE, encoded by the exons ATGATGGAAGGAAAGCCTAGTGACATCCCTGTGGACACACCTGCTTCCGAGGCTGTGCGGAGCAGCAGAGCCGACCAGGAGGGCCTGTTGTCCTGCGCGCTGTGTGGGAAGGTGTTTGCCTACCAGTCTTTGCTGCGCCGCCACTGGCAAGCCCACACCGAGAACCGGCCCTTCCGCTGCGAAGTCTGTGGCAAGACCTACAAGAGCGACCAGGACCTCTCACAGCACCGGCGGATCCACACCAGGGAGAGGAGCGCCCGGTGCCCCGAGTGCGGCAAGGCCTTTGTCCGCTTCTCGCACTTGGAGGCGCACCTGCGCACCCACACTGGCGAGCGGCCCTTCTCCTGCCCCGACTGTGGCAAGGCCTTCCAGCAGTCCTCCAACCTGCAGAGGCACCAACGCACCCACACCTGCGAGCGACCGTTCTCCTGCCCCGACTGTGGCAAGGCCTTCCACCAGTCCTCGAACCTGCAGAGGCACCGGCGCAGACACAGCTGTCAGCAGCCCTTCTCCTGCCCCGCCTGCAGAAAGACCTTCGGCAGCTATTCTCACCTACAAGGGCACCGGTGTGCCCACAGCTGCGAGCGGCCCTTCTCCTGCCCCGACTGCGGCAAGGCCTTCGTCCAGTCTGCCCACCTCGTGGAGCaccggcgagttcacactggggagaagcccttcctctgcccggtctgtgggaagagctttGCCCGGTCGTCACAGCTCCACGTTCACAGGCGGACCCATACGGGGGAGAGGCCCTATGCCTGTCCCGATTGTGGGAAGAGCTTTAGCACGACTTCCATCCTGCTGAAGCACCGGCAGGTCCACACCGAGGAGCGCCCCTTCCCCTGCCCCGACTGCGGCAAGGCCTTCAAGAGCCCC TCCGTCCTGCGCCGGCACTTGCAAGGCCACAGTGACAACCGGCCCTTTAGGTGTGAAGAGTGTGGCAAGGCCTACAAGAGTGGCCAGGACCTCTTGCAGCACCAGCGGATGCACAACAGGGAGAAGAGCGTCACCTGCCCCGAGTGCGGCAAGGTCTTCGTCCGCTTCTCGCACTTGGAGGCGCACCTGCGCATCCACACTGGCGAGCGGCCCTTCTCCTGCCCCGACTGTGGCAAGGCCTTCCAGCAGTCCTCAAACCTGCAGAGGCACCAACGCACCCACACCTGCGAGCGACCGTTCTCCTGCCCCGACTGTGGCAAGGCCTTCCACCAGTCCTCGAACCTGCAGAGGCACCGGCGCAACCACAGTTGCCTGCGGCCCTTCTCCTGCCCCGACTGCGGCAAGGCTTTCGTCCAGTCTGCCCAACTGGCGGAGCACCAGagggttcacactggagagaagccctACGCCTGCCCCGTGTGTAGGAAGAGCTTTGCCCGGTCATCAGAGCTACACGTCCACAGGCGGACCCATACGGGGGAGAGGCCCTATGCCTGTCCCGATTGTGGGAAGAGCTTTAGCACGACTTCCATCCTGCTGAAGCACCGGCAGGTCCACACCGAGGAGCGGCCCTTCCCCTGCCCCGACTGCGGCAAGGCCTTCAAGAGCCCCGTGCATCTGAAGCAGCACCACGTGATCCACGCCGGGGAGAGGCCCTTCTCCTGCACCGTCTGCGGGAAGAGCTTCACTTGGTCGTGGCAACTGCAGAACCACCGGCGGACGCACACAGAGTAG